The following coding sequences are from one Capsicum annuum cultivar UCD-10X-F1 chromosome 3, UCD10Xv1.1, whole genome shotgun sequence window:
- the LOC107865952 gene encoding putative F-box protein At1g67623: MMMNRYSRKNMKRRGSKRTNKVIKENFCSSIESLPNELLTDIVARVASRSFKNFINVKLSCKVFDELANERYVYQKATLVDFPIAPWEKQTQEKISKVNSFMELCRECENTEALYRKGVLDYFKDDEAEVALEFLKRAENGGHVGAWYVIGIIMVFMGGEYKRKGVTLIGNMKETEKKLTRACRKSLIEILTEIWVTNPSVLEQRRPTGCNINNAVARMSGLVTLRMKMMDTPIFIVMLVVVTLKLLIYGNV; this comes from the exons ATGATGATGAATCgttattcaagaaaaaatatgaagagAAGAGGAAGCAAAAGAACTAACAAAGtgattaaagaaaatttttgCTCTTCCATTGAATCACTTCCCAATGAGTTACTTACTGATATTGTTGCAAGGGTTGCTTCACGTTCTTTCAAGAATTTTATCAATGTCAAGCTAAG TTGCAAGGTTTTTGATGAACTTGCCAATGAACGATACGTATATCAAAAGGCAACACTGGTAGACTTCCCGATTGCACCATGGGAGAAGCAGACACAAGAGAAGATTAGTAAAGTCAATTCTTTCATGGAGCTATGTAGAGAATGTGAGAATACAGAAGCTTTATACAGAAAAGGCGTG TTGGATTATTTTAAGGACGATGAGGCAGAAGTTGCATTGGAGTTTCTGAAGAGAGCAGAAAATGGAGGCCATGTTGGAGCATGGTATGTGATTGGCATAATTATGGTGTTTATGGGTGGTGAATACAAGCGAAAAGGGGTAACGTTGATTGGCAACATGAAAGAAACAGAGAAGAAATTGACAAGGGCGTGTCGAAAGAGTTTAATAGAGATATTGACAGAGATTTGGGTGACTAATCCTTCAGTTTTGGAACAAAGACGACCCACtggttgcaacatcaacaacgcAGTCGCAAGAATGTCTGGTCTAGTGACACTGAGGATGAAGATGATGGACACGCCGATTTTCATTGTAATGCTTGTAGTTGTGACGTTGAAATTGCTCATATATGGCAATGTATGA
- the LOC107864838 gene encoding GDSL esterase/lipase APG-like, with amino-acid sequence MCRTDALDFTTYRSSAYLSPQASGENLLIGANFATAGAGYDDKPSILNELYGQGARRIGVTSLPPLGCLPAVKTLFGFHKSGCISRINRDAQHFNKKMNSSATKLRKQLPGLKIARFDVFQPIYDLVKSPSDHRFAVANRACCGTGKVVTTSFFCNPSLAEESPTNFTRHIDTARRPTQQIIVKITLHYTLP; translated from the exons ATGTGCAGAA CTGATGCACTTGACTTCACTACTTACCGCTCCTCTGCATACTTGAGCCCTCAAGCATCTGGCGAGAATCTCCTTATTGGTGCTAATTTTGCTACCGCTGGTGCTGGCTACGATGACAAACCATCCATCCTCAAC GAGTTGTATGGGCAAGGAGCAAGAAGAATTGGGGTGACTTCATTGCCACCATTGGGCTGTCTCCCAGCTGTTAAAACATTGTTTGGATTTCATAAGAGTGGATGTATCTCAAGAATCAATAGAGATGCCCAACACTTCAACAAAAAGATGAATTCATCTGCAACCAAATTGCGAAAGCAACTTCCTGGCCTTAAAATTGCTAGATTTGACGTTTTCCAGCCCATATATGACCTCGTGAAATCTCCATCAGATCATC GATTCGCGGTAGCTAatcgagcgtgctgtgggactGGAAAAGTGGTGACAACATCATTCTTTTGCAACCCAAGTTTAGCAG AGGAGTCACCAACAAATTTTACAAGACACATCGATACTGCAAGGCGGCCAACACAGCAGATTATAGTCAAGATCACATTACATTACACATTGCCGTGA
- the LOC107862454 gene encoding uncharacterized protein LOC107862454, translating into MATNRWLRPEVYPLFAAVGVAIGICGLQLVRNMRINPEVRVNKVKRAAGILENFEEGEKYSEHAIRKFARNRPPEIFPNLNRFFSDPQKN; encoded by the exons ATGGCTACTAATCGCTGGCTCAGGCCCGAG GTATATCCACTGTTTGCTGCGGTTGGAGTTGCAATTGGAATCTGTGGGCTTCAGTTGGTTCGTAATATGCGTATCAACCCTGAAGTCAG GGTAAACAAGGTGAAAAGAGCTGCTGGCATTTTGGAGAACTTTGAAGAGGGAGAAAAATATTCTGAACATGCCATCAGAAAGTTTGCTCGTAACAGGCCACCAGAAATTTTCCCTAACCTCAATAGGTTCTTCAGTGACCCTCAAAAGAATTAA
- the LOC107862455 gene encoding two-component response regulator ARR5 isoform X1 yields the protein MRCRFGDTETHFGVLVLIQVMGMAQELHVLAVDDSLVDRKVIERLLKISCCKVTAVESGRRALQYLGLDGEKSSMGIDGLKVNLILTDYSMPGMTGYELLKKIKESSALSKIPVVIMSSEKILPRIDRCFLPRCLEEGAEEFLLKPVKLSDVKRLRDFILRGEGDDDKLTDKKIKEACSRKRKFQDDSTTQVTAHDIESSPESSASSESQQQKQSKIG from the exons ATGCGATGTAGATTTG GAGATACGGAGACACATTTTGGTGTTCTTGTGTTAATACAAGTGATGGGTATGGCACAAGAGTTGCATGTTCTTGCTGTAGATGATAGTCTTGTGGATCGGAAGGTTATTGAGCGATTGTTGAAGATTTCTTGTTGTAAAG TTACGGCAGTGGAGAGTGGAAGAAGGGCTTTGCAATATTTGGGATTGGATGGAGAGAAGAGTTCTATGGGGATAGAT GGTTTGAAGGTGAATCTGATACTGACAGACTATTCTATGCCTGGAATGACTGGATATGAACTTCTCAAAAAAATCAAG GAATCATCGGCATTGAGCAAGATCCCTGTTGTCATTATGTCATCGGAAAAGATTTTACCTCGCATTGATAG ATGTTTCCTTCCCAGATGCTTGGAGGAGGGGGCTGAAGAATTTCTCCTGAAGCCTGTTAAGCTGTCCGATGTTAAACGCCTCAGAGACTTCATACTGAGAGGCGAAGGGGATGATGACAAATTAACAGACAAGAAGATCAAAGAAGCATGTTCAAGAAAGCGAAAATTTCAGGATGATTCAACTACACAAGTTACAGCCCATGACATTGAATCATCACCGGAATCTTCAGCATCATCAGAATCTCAGCAGCAGAAGCAATCCAAGATTGGATAG
- the LOC107862455 gene encoding two-component response regulator ARR5 isoform X2, with the protein MRCRFGDTETHFGVLVLIQVMGMAQELHVLAVDDSLVDRKVIERLLKISCCKVTAVESGRRALQYLGLDGEKSSMGIDGLKVNLILTDYSMPGMTGYELLKKIKESSALSKIPVVIMSSEKILPRIDRCLEEGAEEFLLKPVKLSDVKRLRDFILRGEGDDDKLTDKKIKEACSRKRKFQDDSTTQVTAHDIESSPESSASSESQQQKQSKIG; encoded by the exons ATGCGATGTAGATTTG GAGATACGGAGACACATTTTGGTGTTCTTGTGTTAATACAAGTGATGGGTATGGCACAAGAGTTGCATGTTCTTGCTGTAGATGATAGTCTTGTGGATCGGAAGGTTATTGAGCGATTGTTGAAGATTTCTTGTTGTAAAG TTACGGCAGTGGAGAGTGGAAGAAGGGCTTTGCAATATTTGGGATTGGATGGAGAGAAGAGTTCTATGGGGATAGAT GGTTTGAAGGTGAATCTGATACTGACAGACTATTCTATGCCTGGAATGACTGGATATGAACTTCTCAAAAAAATCAAG GAATCATCGGCATTGAGCAAGATCCCTGTTGTCATTATGTCATCGGAAAAGATTTTACCTCGCATTGATAG ATGCTTGGAGGAGGGGGCTGAAGAATTTCTCCTGAAGCCTGTTAAGCTGTCCGATGTTAAACGCCTCAGAGACTTCATACTGAGAGGCGAAGGGGATGATGACAAATTAACAGACAAGAAGATCAAAGAAGCATGTTCAAGAAAGCGAAAATTTCAGGATGATTCAACTACACAAGTTACAGCCCATGACATTGAATCATCACCGGAATCTTCAGCATCATCAGAATCTCAGCAGCAGAAGCAATCCAAGATTGGATAG